Proteins found in one Nocardia brasiliensis ATCC 700358 genomic segment:
- a CDS encoding ABC transporter: MSAVRVAVPHRSLLGDQIRSETVKIRSARSLSLLPVAASVLGPVSAVLVGVTGSMSPGDTLMGGALTGVSAALAVVAAWGALVVTTEYSAGTIRPVLAATPQRTVVLAAKAIVVAVVAAVVGVLSPSASLLVGLATIDAAKYPVGEVFPGLIGIWCCFPLVALFGVGAGVLLRGSVGAVAMVSAHVVVPQLTAAQAFGELHKWMTVPAPSAVVAKLSHNADAAPELMGSLGGWPRLAIVAATTVSALYMARRALERRDV, encoded by the coding sequence ATGAGCGCGGTGCGTGTCGCCGTGCCGCACCGATCGCTCCTGGGCGACCAAATCCGTTCGGAGACCGTCAAAATCAGGTCGGCACGGTCGCTGTCACTACTGCCCGTGGCGGCGTCGGTGCTGGGCCCGGTGTCGGCGGTGCTGGTGGGGGTGACCGGCAGCATGTCGCCGGGCGACACCCTGATGGGGGGCGCGCTGACGGGAGTCTCGGCAGCACTGGCGGTGGTCGCGGCTTGGGGTGCGCTGGTGGTGACGACCGAGTACTCCGCGGGCACGATCCGCCCGGTACTGGCCGCCACTCCGCAGCGGACCGTGGTGCTGGCGGCGAAGGCGATCGTGGTCGCCGTGGTGGCCGCGGTCGTGGGCGTGCTGTCGCCGTCGGCGTCGCTGCTGGTCGGGCTGGCGACCATCGATGCGGCGAAATATCCAGTGGGCGAAGTGTTTCCGGGCCTCATCGGGATCTGGTGTTGTTTCCCGTTGGTCGCGCTGTTCGGCGTCGGCGCCGGGGTGCTGCTGCGCGGTTCGGTGGGTGCGGTGGCGATGGTGTCGGCACATGTCGTGGTGCCACAGCTGACCGCGGCGCAGGCGTTCGGGGAGTTGCACAAGTGGATGACCGTGCCCGCACCGAGCGCCGTGGTGGCGAAACTGTCGCACAACGCCGATGCCGCCCCCGAGCTCATGGGTTCGCTCGGCGGCTGGCCGCGGCTGGCGAT